In Penaeus chinensis breed Huanghai No. 1 chromosome 26, ASM1920278v2, whole genome shotgun sequence, a single genomic region encodes these proteins:
- the LOC125038840 gene encoding uncharacterized protein LOC125038840, with product MKYLAVLLLAALAGASPVEKREADADPSVPIYGHPGYGYSRPIFYRGYGYQSPYGRSYRHDLHKRAADPEAEANPSYIPPAHALYRPSSVGPKYAHPYRPVHPVHKRSADPEPESSHPFPIYSPYHSYHSTTYGYPHIPVHPVH from the exons ATGAAGTACTTG GCAGTTCTGCTCCTAGCTGCCCTTGCTGGCGCTTCTCCAGTGGAGAAGCGAGAGGCGGACGCCGACCCTAGCGTCCCCATCTACGGACACCCTGGTTACGGTTATAGCCGCCCTATCTTCTACCGAGGCTACGGCTACCAAAGCCCTTATGGCCGCAGCTACAGACACGACCTTCACAAGAGGGCCGCTGATCCCGAAGCCGAAGCCAACCCATCCTACATTCCTCCGGCCCACGCCCTCTACCGCCCCTCCTCCGTGGGCCCCAAGTACGCTCACCCTTACCGCCCTGTCCACCCCGTCCACAAGAGGTCAGCTGATCCTGAACCCGAGTCTTCGCACCCTTTTCCCATCTACAGTCCCTACCATTCCTACCATTCCACCACTTACGGCTATCCCCACATCCCTGTCCACCCCGTCCACTAG